The Alphaproteobacteria bacterium US3C007 genomic interval TGTTCCCGCAGATCTTTGCCAGCGCTTTCGGCGGTTGCAAGTAATCTATCAACATCGCTTATGCTCAGCGTTTTGGGAAGCTTTTGGCTTCGCCCTAGGCCGGTGATTTGAGCAGCGGGATTGTCGTTTCGCCATTCTTCGGTAAAGGACAGAAGAAAAAACTGTTTTATTACCGATAAACGGCGTGCTCGGGTTGCGGGGGCAAAACCCTTTTGTTCTTGGTCAACTAGATAAGATTCAATGTGCTTTTGGGTGACCTTAAGCAGTTTGTTCCGGTTTTCCTGAAGCCAAGTCGCGAAATCTCTTAAGTCACGTTCATAAGCCGCGATTGTATTTTTTGAGGCGCCCGTTTCGGCAATTTTTATTTCTAAAAAACTATGAATAAGCCCCTGATCTGTTGTCATTAATAGCCCAACTTAATTAATGAGAGCGTTGCGCGTCGTGCGGTGTCGTCAAGCCCAATGTGACGTAAGGTGGACAGCGCTTCGATTAAATCTTGGAGGTCACCGTCGCTGCCCTTTTCGAATTGTAAAGTTGCGTTCAGAATAACTTCGCCCAGCTTGCCTTGCGCCAATAAATTGCTCACTGAATATGGAATACGCGGCGTTTTATAGGCTTTTAAAATAGCCTGTTCAAATTCATTCCGAGGGGAAAAAAAGGTAAATCGGTTTAACGCAACCGCGACCTCTAAGCGATGTTTGCGCGATCGGGTGATAAGAGCTTTTGCCGCATCTTGGTAATGATCGGTCAACAACCCCATTTCATGCACCAAAACAAGATCTTGTTTTAATAGGTTGGCCGCGACGAGGCGTTTGTAAAAAAGCCGCGCGATCGGCGTTGCAAGCGCCGAAGTGCCCAAAGCGCTCCAGACAGTGCGTAGCGCAACTGATATCCGCGCAGGCGCGTTGGCCTCTAGAGCCTGTTCCAAGTCTTGGATCATGGTGACTCGGTCCCATATTCCACCTGAGGCAGGAGCTGGTTTTTTTGTTAATAAACCCAATAATTGATTATCGCTGAAAACGCCGCTTTTGCTTAAGCGTTCTGCAGCCTCTAATTGTGCTTTCCAGCCCTTATCGCCAGAGAGTTCGGCGACCGAAAAGGCCAGGGGTAAGTTATTGGCGGGCACAGGCTCACCAAAAGCTTCATATAGACGATATTCAAGCGGTGTTGGGACGCTATCGGCTGAAAAATAAAGATCGCTTATTTTTTCTGAGCCCGTTTCCAGAAAAAAATGCAACATGGCGGTTTCGCGTGGTGTTAGGCTTTGCAACGCCTCTGCGGTGGTCAACATAATATTCGCGCTTTGCCATTCCCCCCGGCGCGCAAGGCAATAAATGCGGGCGCTGTCGTTTTCAAATGCGGCCCCTAATTGGAGAACCTGTTCGCAGGCGGGTTCCAGAGCTTCACTATACATAGAAAGATCGAATAGAATGGGCACCAAAGGTGCGGGCAGGGGGGCGGCGCGTTCTAACATTGCAAGTGCAGGGTCGATGGCACCATATTGTATCAATTTTTCAAGCTTCGCCCGAAGGAAGTTAAATTTTCCGTTGCTGTCATAAGGCGCATCGCCCTCTGCCAGCATGACCCGCATAGTAAGACTTTGAATCGAAGGGTTTTGACTAACTTGGCTGGCTTCTAAAAGGCTGAGCAAATCCTGCGTTGTGCTGTTGCGCCATAGCGTCACGGGCAAACCTGTGACTTCCGGGGGCAGTAAGCCCACAGCGTCGCGTTGGATGTCTCTTAAAACCGTTACTTCAATATCGGTTGAAACGGTTGCGCTGAGGGCGGGGTTTTCGCGTAGATTCGGCGTTGAAGATAGTTTAGGGCTGCCTTTTATGCTGTGCTCTGCCAGCCAATCAATTGCCGATAACGGCGTTTCTGCATGTACGCCCAAGGGCAGCATCAAACAGAAAAGCCAAAACCTACCCTTCATTCAGAATCACCGGCACCGTTGTTAAACTTCGCGTAGGCGCGAAGGACACGCCAAAAAAAGGACCCAAATAAGCAAATAAAATCAAAGACATAAAGCTTAATATTGCTAGTAGGAAAAGCCATTTTATAAGACGGAACATGCACGAGACCTTGGTGAAAACGCAATTAACTTAATTTATACCTAGCCTTTCTTCCAATATCACGCCATTTCCTAGTCACAATTGACGTTTTTGATTTGTTTGCCAATAAGGAACAGCATGGCGCTGATATTAAAAAAACCTCTGGTCTTTGTTGGCATGATGGGGGCGGGTAAAACAGCGGTTGGTAAAGCCGTTTCACAGGTGCTGAATGTGCCCTTTCTCGATTCAGACTCAGAGCTTGAAAAGGCTGCCAACCTTACCATTCCAGAAATTTTTGACCGCCATGGAGAGGCTTTTTTCCGCAAGAAAGAAACGCAAGTCATCACTCGCTTGCTTGGCAGCCAATTATGCGTTCTTTCAACCGGGGGGGCGTTTATTTCTGAGCAAAACCGAGCAGCGATCTCTGCGCAGGCCGTTTCGGTTTGGTTAAACGTGGATTTGGATGTTTTGTGGAATCGCGTCCGTCACAAAGGCAACCGTCCGCTTTTGAAAACATCTGATCCTTTTGCCACGTTGAAGTCCTATTATGACAAGCGCCAGAGTTTTTATGCTTTGGCCGATATCGAGCTTCGATCAAACGCTTTTAATTCAATTGATGAAATGGCGTTGAAAGTGATCGCGGCGTTGCGTACGAAACCAGAGCTTATTGAGGAAAAAAACGATGCGTAAAGTGCATGTGGATCTGGGCGCGCGCTCTTATGATATTGTCATTGGCACCGCCATTATAGACGATTGTGCAACGCTGCTGCGCCCTTTATTGCATCGCATGAAAGTGGCAATTGTCACGGATGATCAGGT includes:
- a CDS encoding shikimate kinase, whose translation is MALILKKPLVFVGMMGAGKTAVGKAVSQVLNVPFLDSDSELEKAANLTIPEIFDRHGEAFFRKKETQVITRLLGSQLCVLSTGGAFISEQNRAAISAQAVSVWLNVDLDVLWNRVRHKGNRPLLKTSDPFATLKSYYDKRQSFYALADIELRSNAFNSIDEMALKVIAALRTKPELIEEKNDA